A genomic region of Gadus macrocephalus chromosome 5, ASM3116895v1 contains the following coding sequences:
- the LOC132457838 gene encoding thrombospondin-1-like, giving the protein MIIFKGTTRDFTMMRCSLALLLMLWSCESRSVAESGEDNSVYDLFELAKVSRRHNGVTQVRGADPNSPAYKVLNASLIPPVPDMSFRDLIDSIQTERGFILLLNLKQFKRTRGSLLTVEKTDGSGPIFEIISNGEAKMLDVVLSTKTQQQVVSIEDADLATGHWENITLFVQDDRVQLFVGCEEINVSEMDVPIYKVLSQELIDTARMRIAKGTVKDFKGVLQNVRFVFGTTLEAILRNKGCQSGVTLSGMMTLDNQMNGSSPAIRTDYTGHKSKDAPSVCGFSCEDISGMFKELKGLGVVVKQLSKTLHQVVDDNMMIMDQIKTKDGVCVHNGIVHRNQDEWTMDGCTTCTCQNSATICHEIKCPIIPCTNATVPKGECCPRCGSDPFAEDGWSPWSEWTHCSVTCGRGIQQRGRSCDRINNNCQGTSVQTRDCYLEECDKRFKQDGGWSHWSPWSSCSVSCGEGLITRIRLCNSPTPQMGGKECEGEGRATELCKQSPCPIHGGWGPWSLWDTCSLTCGGGIQMRKRLCTDPAPKYGGNHCVGGGAMSQVCNKQECPIDGCLSSPCFAGAKCTSFPDGTFKCGRCPVGYRGNGINCKDIDECKEVSDACHTHNGVHRCENTVPGYNCLPCPARYSGPQPFGRGVEQATAKKQVCKPRNPCQDGSHDCNKNANCVYLGIFSDTMFRCECKPGYAGNGYICGEDTDLDGWPNTELLCVANATYHCKKDNCPSLPNSGQEDHDKDGLGDECDHDDDNDGISDDRDNCPKVYNPAQYDADRDDIGDRCDNCVFEANTDQTDTDNNGEGDACAIDIDGDGILNEKDNCQYVYNVDQRDSDGDGVGDHCDNCPLQHNPDQIDSDSDLVGDKCDSNQDIDEDGHQNNLDNCPYIPNANQVDHDKDGKGDACDHDDDNDDVPDEKDNCRLVPNPDQLDSDGDGRGDVCQTDFDDDKVLDIYDVCPENTDISETDFRRFQMVPLDPTGTSQIDPNWVVRHQGKELVQTVNCDPGIAVGYDEFNAVDFSGTFFINTDRDDDYAGFVFGYQSSSRFYTVMWKQITQTYWSTTPTRAQGYSGLSIKVVNSTTGPGEHLRNALWHTGDTAGQVRTLWHDPRNIGWKDYTAYRWHLVHRPKSGLIRVVMYEGKRIMADSGNIYDKTYAGGRLGLYVFSQEMVYFSDLKYACRDS; this is encoded by the exons ATGATCATATTCAAAGGTAC CACTCGGGACTTCACCATGATGCGGTGCAGCCTCGCTCTGCTGCTGATGCTCTGGAGCTGTGAGAGTAGAAGTGTGGCAG AGAGTGGCGAGGACAACAGTGTTTATGACTTATTCGAACTTGCCAAGGTGAGCAGAAGGCACAACGGAGTGACCCAGGTTCGAGGCGCAGACCCAAACAGTCCTGCCTATAAGGTCCTCAATGCTAGCCTGATCCCCCCGGTACCCGACATGTCCTTCCGGGACCTCATCGACTCCATTCAAACAGAGAGAggcttcatcctcctcctcaatcttAAGCAGTTCAAGAGAACCAGGGGGAGTCTTTTGACTGTCGAGAAGACCGACGGATCCGGACCGATATTCGAGATCATATCCAACGGCGAGGCGAAAATGCTGGATGTGGTTTTATCCACCAAGACCCAGCAACAGGTCGTGTCGATTGAAGATGCGGATTTAGCGACTGGACATTGGGAGAACATCACCCTGTTCGTGCAGGACGACCGTGTGCAGCTTTTTGTCGGCTGCGAGGAGATAAATGTGTCCGAGATGGATGTGCCGATCTACAAAGTATTGTCACAGGAACTTATAGACACTGCCCGCATGAGGATCGCAAAGGGAACAGTGAAAGACTTCAAG GGAGTGCTTCAGAACGTACGGTTTGTCTTTGGAACCACTCTTGAAGCCATCTTGAGGAACAAGGGATGCCAAAGTGGAG TGACCTTGTCCGGTATGATGACCCTCGACAACCAGATGAACGGCTCCAGCCCAGCCATCAGGACCGATTACACCGGCCACAAAAGCAAAG ATGCGCCGTCCGTGTGCGGCTTCTCCTGCGAGGACATCTCTGGGATGTTCAAGGAGCTCAAGGGCCTTGGTGTGGTCGTCAAGCAGCTGTCCAAGACCCTGCACCAAGTG gtcgaTGACAACATGATGATCATGGATCAGATCAAGACCAAGGATGGAGTGTGCGTGCACAACGGCATTGTGCACAGGAACCAGGACGAGTGGACCATGGACGGATGCACAACGTGCACCTGCCAG AACTCGGCCACCATTTGTCATGAGATCAAGTGCCCCATTATCCCGTGCACCAACGCCACCGTGCCCAAGGGAGAGTGCTGCCCGCGCTGCGGAAGCG ACCCCTTTGCAGAGGACGGCTGGTCCCCGTGGTCCGAGTGGACCCATTGCTCGGTGACCTGCGGCCGGGGCATCCAGCAGCGCGGACGCTCCTGCGACCGCATCAACAACAACTGCCAGGGCACCTCGGTGCAGACCCGGGACTGCTACCTGGAGGAGTGCGACAAGCGCT TCAAACAGGACGGTGGTTGGAGCCACTGGTCTCCTTGGTCCTCCTGCTCCGTGTCCTGTGGCGAGGGCCTGATCACGCGCATCCGCCTGTGCAACTCCCCCACGCCCCAGATGGGTGGCAAAGAGTGTGAAGGAGAAGGACGCGCCACTGAGCTTTGCAAGCAGTCTCCTTGTCCTA TCCATGGTGGATGGGGACCCTGGTCTCTCTGGGACACCTGCTCCTTGACGTGTGGTGGTGGGATCCAGATGCGCAAACGTCTCTGCACGGACCCTGCACCAAAATATGGAGGAAACCattgtgttggtggtggcgCCATGTCTCAAGTGTGCAACAAGCAGGAGTGTCCTATCG ATGGTTGCCTCTCGAGTCCTTGCTTCGCTGGAGCCAAGTGCACCAGTTTCCCCGATGGCACCTTCAAGTGTGGCCGGTGTCCGGTTGGCTACAGAGGAAATGGCATCAACTGCAAGGACATCGACGAGTGTAAAGAGGTCTCCGAcgcctgtcacacacacaacgggGTGCATCGCTGTGAAAACACAGTGCCTGGCTACAACTGTTTGCCCTGCCCCGCCCGGTACTCCGGACCCCAGCCATTCGGGAGGGGGGTCGAGCAAGCCACCGCCAAGAAACAG GTCTGCAAGCCTCGTAATCCTTGCCAGGACGGGAGCCACGACTGCAATAAAAATGCCAACTGTGTCTACCTGGGCATCTTCTCTGATACCATGTTCCGCTGCGAGTGCAAGCCAGGATATGCTGGCAATGGCTACATCTGTGGAGAAGACACTGACTTGGATGGATGGCCCAACACAGAGCTGTTGTGTGTGGCGAACGCTACATACCACTGCAAGAAG GATAATTGTCCCAGCCTGCCCAACTCTGGTCAGGAAGATCATGACAAAGATGGCCTGGGGGATGAGTGTGACCATGATGATGACAACGATGGAATCTCTGATGATAGG GATAACTGCCCCAAAGTGTACAACCCTGCCCAGTACGACGCTGACAGAGACGACATTGGCGATCGCTGTGACAACTGTGTTTTCGAAGCTAACACGGATCAAACCGACACCGACAACAACGGCGAGGGGGACGCTTGCGCCATTGACATTGACGGCGACG GCATTCTGAACGAGAAGGACAACTGTCAGTACGTCTACAATGTGGACCAGAGGGATTCCGATGGGGATGGAGTTGGAGACCACTGTGACAACTGCCCTCTTCAGCACAACCCTGACCAG ATTGACTCAGACTCAGACCTCGTAGGGGACAAGTGCGACAGCAACCAGGACATCGACGAGGATGGGCACCAAAACAACCTGGACAACTGTCCATACATCCCCAACGCAAACCAGGTCGACCATGACAAGGACGGCAAGGGCGACGCCTGTGACCACGACGACGACAACGATGACGTCCCCGACGAGAAAGACAACTGTCGTTTGGTGCCCAACCCTGACCAGCTGGACTCTGATG GGGATGGCCGAGGGGATGTTTGCCAAACTGACTTTGACGATGACAAAGTGCTGGATATCTATGACGTCTGCCCAGAGAACACTGACATCAGCGAAACAGACTTCCGCAGGTTCCAGATGGTTCCTCTGGACCCGACAGGCACCTCTCAGATCGACCCCAACTGGGTGGTCCGGCATCAGGGCAAGGAGCTGGTGCAGACCGTCAACTGCGATCCTGGCATCGCTGTCG GTTATGATGAGTTCAATGCGGTGGACTTCAGCGGAACATTCTTCATCAACACGGACAGAGACGATGACTACGCCGGCTTTGTTTTTGGCTACCAGTCCAGCTCGCGCTTCTACACCGTGATGTGGAAGCAGATCACACAGACCTACTGGTCCACCACGCCCACCAGAGCCCAGGGCTACTCTGGCCTGTCAATCAAAGTGGTTAACTCCACTACAGGGCCTGGCGAACATCTGAGGAATGCTCTCTGGCACACGGGAGACACGGCCGGACAG GTGCGTACTCTGTGGCACGACCCCAGGAACATTGGCTGGAAGGACTACACAGCCTACAGATGGCATTTGGTGCACAGACCCAAGAGTGGACTCATCAG GGTGGTGATGTACGAAGGCAAGAGGATCATGGCGGATTCCGGAAACATCTACGACAAAACGTACGCTGGTGGACGCCTCGGCCTCTACGTCTTCTCCCAGGAGATGGTGTACTTCTCCGACCTCAAATATGCGTGCAGAG ATTCATAA